CTGCTGGCGGTACTTGCGAGTCTGGAGTTTTTTCCAGGCTTTGACCTGGGGATTCTGGGTGGAAGTAATCTGGCGCACGCGGGTCTCTTTTGATCAGACGGGAATACGGAGGATAGAAATAAAAAGAGCCGTTAATGATAGGCGATCAGCCCGTCAGAAACGACTCCCGTTTGCTCACCTTCTGCAGGGAGCGAAAAGTGACGCCCGGTTAAGAAGCGAGACTGGTGCTGTCTGGCAGCAGTCCTTTCAGTGCATTGATGTAGGCATTGCGGGCGGTCTGCAGCGCAGCAGCCTTGGCCTGCAGACGGGCAAGCTCCTGATCAACGAACTGAATGCTGGCGATCTGCGCTTTTGCTTCTTCGGACAGTGTATCGAGATCGTATTCTTTGTTATCGATATTGATGCTAGGCATAACGTTCCTTGAATCCTGGACAAAGGTTGGCAGCGGCACCACCGCTGTTGAAGGTGAAGCCTCCGCAGTGTCATCGAATCCCGCAGGATTGGCAATGCGCAGATAGCCAAGTCGTTGATTAATATCCAGCAGACTTCGAATTTTGCCGTCCGTTTCCGCAACCGACAATGGCACGCGCTGGCGCTCACGCTGGCAGCTGAGTGCGGCTTGCTGCCGGCCCTGCTGAGGGTCGCTGGCCAGCCTGTAGCCACTGCCGAGTAAAGCAACAGCTGCACGCTGAAACAGCGGCAGCGGCAGTTCCCGTTGCAGCAGTATCTCTTCACTCAACCGGAAACCACTGGCTTCAGTGAGTGCCAGCATGTAGCGGGTCGGCTCGCGCAACACCAGCCGGCCATCGACGCTGAGGTGCAGCAAAGGAAAGAATGGCGCCAGCTCCGGCAACAGGTGATTGGCAAACACCCGGTCTTTCCAGTAACGCCCGGCAATCAGGGTAAAGTGCCGGTAGTCCTCAATCGGGCGAAAATTAGCCTGATAAAACGGCAGAATTTCCACTTTGGGTTTGGTCGGTACTACCGTGTCATTGGCCACATCGACATAAAGGCTGCCGACCTGAAAGGCATTCTGAAAGTATTCGCGGCGCAGATCCCCCCACACCTGCCGAATCATGCCGCCAGCCTGCAAAAATGCCCGCACTGCCTGCCAGCCTGCGCTTTGCTGCGCAGACGGAGACTCGGAGCCAAACCGGGCGAGGCGCTGCTGCATCAACTGGGAGATTTCCAGACACTGACCAAGGGGATAGGTTTTGCCCAGCTTGATGGGCTGTCTGGGCTGCTGCTCGGCATCCACTTCTGCACGTAATGTCAGCAGCCACTGCTCGACCTGTGACAGATGCGGCAGCAGATAGCGTTCCGTCAGAGCATGCTGAACGTCGTACTCGGGCACACGAGGCTCGTTGGGCAGCAGAGACTGTAGTGGTGGGTGAACAGAGGGCGGCCAGGGCGACAGGCTGTCGGGCACGGTTGCATCCTTAGAGCTGGCGGTTTGGGCTTCCAGCATATAAGCCATTGCCGGTTGTGGCTACGCCCGGCCACAACCGGCAATGGCAGCAACACCTTAGTGATCGTGATCGGGATCAGCAATGGGTACCATCAGCTCGTTATCCAGATCACCGCCGGGCTGGCCGATCATTTCATCATACGCACTGTGGTGACAGAGATAGGCGCGGGAAATCCCCATGCCACGGAACGGCTTTTTGGCATCAATCTGACTGCGAAAACGCAGACACTGATTCTGCTCATCACGCACACTATGCCATTCATCCCCTACCTGCACCTCCACCAGATACAGGCTGTTTTCCAGTGAACGCAGACGCAATGCCTGGGGGCTGGGGGTTAACTGGCGGACTTGACTGAGAGTTACACCTTGCATGTTCTGACTCCTCTGCTGGTCATCTCACGCGGGGTTATACGCAACTCCAGCGCCAGTGGATGACCCTTTCGAGCCATTCACCCTGTTATCCCCTCCGAAACTGGAAAGATTGCCCCGCATACACCACATTTAAGGTCAAACTCCGCAAACAAAAAGAACAACAACCTGGCAGGTTGTGCTGGAGATTCCCACCATGACTATCCGCACCAAGGTATACGCCGGCATCATCACCCTGATGCTGGTCATTCTGCTCAATGCCGCCGCTGGCCTCTTCGCTATCCGCCAGCTGTCCTCTGCCCTTGAATACATCACCGGTCCGGCCTGGGCGACGGCGGACGGCGCCATGGAAGGCACTATCGGCATTCAGGCAGAAATCATCCTGCTCAAGGATTTTGCTGCGGGCGAGATCGACCTGAACAAAGCTCACAGCAAGCTTGAAGAAGCCGGCCAGTTTACCGCACAGGCATTGACCCGCATGAAGGAAGCGGCGCTGATCAGCCCGGCTCAGATTTCGCAGCTCGATCAGCATCTGCAGCAGTTTGCCAAAGCCAAGGAGCTGCTGCTGAACAGCACGCCGGACAACCGGACACAGGCGGCCAGTGCACTCAGTGCTCAGGTGGAAACCATGCTGGACTTTATCGACAAGCTGGAGGCCGATGCAGACAGCAAGGTGGAGGCGACGGCGGGCGATCTGGATGTGGTCATCGGCAGCCTTAAATCCACAGCAGTCGTCACCCTTGTTATCGCTCTGGTGCTGGCCATGGTGATTCTACTGCTGGCACGCCGCTACGTGATCCAGCCCATTCGTCACCTGACCCATCTGCTGGCCGAACTGACCCGTGGTGACGGCAACCTGCGTACCCGCCTGCAGATCAACAGCAAGGACGAAATGGGTGAGCTGGCCGGGTACTTCAATCAGTTTCTCGACGTGATTCACAATCTGGTGCGACAGGTGACTCACACCATCGACCACACCACTTCGCTGATGCAGCACATCGGCAGCAGCCTGCAGCAGATTGATGAAGGCGCTACCCGGCAATGCCGGGAAACAGAGCAGATCGTCACAGCGGTCAATCAGATGACCTCCACACTGGGGGAAGTGGCACACTTTGCCGCTGATACGGAAAGCAGCTCCACCACCGCACAAAGCCAGTCGCGCAGTGGCCAGAACGACCTGCAGGGAACCATGGACTCGCTGCATGAGGTGGTGTCGGAAATGGAAAAAGCCTCTACCGTCATTGCCCATCTGGAATCAGACGGGCAGAACATTGGCTCGGTGCTGGAGGTGATTCGCAGTATTGCCGAACAGACCAATCTGCTGGCACTCAATGCCGCCATTGAAGCAGCACGGGCAGGGGAAACCGGGCGGGGCTTCGCGGTGGTGGCAGATGAGGTGCGCAATCTGGCCAACCGCACCCATCAGTCGACACTGGAAATCCAGACGGTGGTAGAACGTATTCAGCGCGGCTCCAGTGACGCCGCCAACGTGATGCGCACCTCACAGCGGCTGGCCGACTCAGTGGCGGAACAGGCCGCCAACAGTATTCAGGTGTTCGGCCAGATCAGTGACACCATTGATCAGCTCAATGGCCTGAACCGGCATATTTCTTCTGCTACAGGAGAGCAGCGACGGGTATCGGAAGAGGTCAATATGCGCATTGCGTCAGTGGCCAGCAGCGCCAATGACAATGCATCGTTGACCCGAGCCGCGGTCACCACCAAGGATCAGCTACTGAACGACATCTATCAGCTACAGACACTGACCAGCCGCTTCGGCATCTGAGCTGGCTCGTGATCATGCTCCGCAGGCTGTGGAGCTGATAAGGGGAAGATATAAATCAGTAAGAGGCTGAGTCTGCAGCCTCTTACTGTCAGCCGTTCATTTCCAGCCTTTCATTTCCAGATAGAGCGCTTCGACCTTGGTGCGAGCCCAGGGCGTCTTGCGCAGGAAACGCAGGCTGGATTTGACACTGGGCTCGTTGCGGAAGCAGCGGATGTCCACCCGCTCTGCCATTTCATCCCAGCCTTTCTGCGCCACCAGTTCATTAAGGATCATTTCCAGCGTCACCCCATGCATAGGGTTGTTGGCCTGACCTGCAGTCTTGGCGCTCTCTGCTTCGGCAGAACGTGACTCGGTGGGAGTATGGTTGTCAGTTGTCATAGTGGTACTCAAAAGACGCTGCTCAGGGCACACCCAGCAGGGCTTTCCTTAACAGGCTGTTAAGGAGATTGCAGCGCGCTGGAATAGAAAAGGACGCTATTGTAACCCCGCTCCCGCCATGCGTCAGCCCGCTGCGCAAGCAGAAAAAACAACGCCCGCACAAGGCGGGCGTTGCAGATAACACCTGACGCTTACTGACCAAACACCAGCTGACCGTTGACCAGACTGACCTTGATGGTGCTTCCCGGTGCAAAGTGACCAGAAAGAATCTCGTTGGCCAGCGGGTTTTCCAGATGACGCTGGATGGAGCGCTTGAGCGGACGCGCACCGTAAACCGGGTCGAAGCCCACCGCCACCAGATGGTCCAGTGCCTCGGGGGTGATCTCCAGCTGCAGATCGCGCTCCTGCAGACGCTGCCCCAGACGGCTGATCTGGATATCCGCAATGCCACGCA
This Pokkaliibacter sp. MBI-7 DNA region includes the following protein-coding sequences:
- a CDS encoding DUF6447 family protein, with the protein product MLEAQTASSKDATVPDSLSPWPPSVHPPLQSLLPNEPRVPEYDVQHALTERYLLPHLSQVEQWLLTLRAEVDAEQQPRQPIKLGKTYPLGQCLEISQLMQQRLARFGSESPSAQQSAGWQAVRAFLQAGGMIRQVWGDLRREYFQNAFQVGSLYVDVANDTVVPTKPKVEILPFYQANFRPIEDYRHFTLIAGRYWKDRVFANHLLPELAPFFPLLHLSVDGRLVLREPTRYMLALTEASGFRLSEEILLQRELPLPLFQRAAVALLGSGYRLASDPQQGRQQAALSCQRERQRVPLSVAETDGKIRSLLDINQRLGYLRIANPAGFDDTAEASPSTAVVPLPTFVQDSRNVMPSINIDNKEYDLDTLSEEAKAQIASIQFVDQELARLQAKAAALQTARNAYINALKGLLPDSTSLAS
- a CDS encoding DUF6482 family protein, translated to MQGVTLSQVRQLTPSPQALRLRSLENSLYLVEVQVGDEWHSVRDEQNQCLRFRSQIDAKKPFRGMGISRAYLCHHSAYDEMIGQPGGDLDNELMVPIADPDHDH
- a CDS encoding methyl-accepting chemotaxis protein is translated as MTIRTKVYAGIITLMLVILLNAAAGLFAIRQLSSALEYITGPAWATADGAMEGTIGIQAEIILLKDFAAGEIDLNKAHSKLEEAGQFTAQALTRMKEAALISPAQISQLDQHLQQFAKAKELLLNSTPDNRTQAASALSAQVETMLDFIDKLEADADSKVEATAGDLDVVIGSLKSTAVVTLVIALVLAMVILLLARRYVIQPIRHLTHLLAELTRGDGNLRTRLQINSKDEMGELAGYFNQFLDVIHNLVRQVTHTIDHTTSLMQHIGSSLQQIDEGATRQCRETEQIVTAVNQMTSTLGEVAHFAADTESSSTTAQSQSRSGQNDLQGTMDSLHEVVSEMEKASTVIAHLESDGQNIGSVLEVIRSIAEQTNLLALNAAIEAARAGETGRGFAVVADEVRNLANRTHQSTLEIQTVVERIQRGSSDAANVMRTSQRLADSVAEQAANSIQVFGQISDTIDQLNGLNRHISSATGEQRRVSEEVNMRIASVASSANDNASLTRAAVTTKDQLLNDIYQLQTLTSRFGI
- a CDS encoding VF530 family protein, encoding MHGVTLEMILNELVAQKGWDEMAERVDIRCFRNEPSVKSSLRFLRKTPWARTKVEALYLEMKGWK